The following DNA comes from Occultella kanbiaonis.
GCCGTGTGAGCGGCCCGGGCCCGGCGACTGCACGGCCCGGGAAACAGAGAACCCGGCGGCACCGAAGTGCCGCCGGGTTCTCCGGCCGGTCCGGACTCGATCCGTCCGGTCTGGTTTCGGGCGAGGCGACCACCACCACGCGCCCACACGGGCCGGCGTTCAGCTGGCCCTGACGTAGTCGCGGTCTGCGGGCTCGTTCGAGCCGGACAAAGAAGAAGGACGGCCGATTCTCCGGCCGCCCCGAGCGGTGATCTGGTTGCTTCGCGTGATGCGATCGAACAGTTGCTGCCTGAGCCTGCGGCGCTGTTCGACCTCGGTGCGCAGCTGTGCCTGCTCGAGGTGTTGGACGTCATAGATCGTCAACGGGTGCATGGGTGTTACCTCTCGATGCGGTGGTGGTGGGTGCCGCCCGACGGAGCGACCCCGATAGGTAACCATCGGACCGCAGCCCCGGTCACTGCTTTATTCCTGAACGAGCTCGGCGCGGGTCGGCGCGCACAGCTGCTTCCCGGTGACGGTGGACGGTCGTAGGGTCGGCGGCATGCCTTCGACGTCGTCCGAGCCCAATGCCGCGCGGTACGCGGTCCTGCTGCGCGGGGTCAACGTCGGCGGGATCAACGTCAAGATGGCCGATCTGCGCAGGGTCCTGGAGGCCGCCGGTCTCGCCGAGGTGCGCACGGTCCTGGCCAGTGGCAACGCCCTGGTCACCTCCGACCTCCCGGCCGCGCGGTTACGGCCCGAGATCGAGACCGCGCTGCGGGACGCGTTCGGCTACGAGGCCTGGGTGCAGGTGCTGCCGCTGGAACGGATCGCCGCCATCGTGGCGGACTATCCGTTCGACACCGACGAGGCCACCCACCACCCCTACGTGATGTTCTGCGCCGACGACGCCGCGCTCGGGGAGGTCGGAGCACTGGCCGCGGAGGTCGACCCCGACGTCGAGCAGGTGCGCCCCGGGGAGGGCGTCATCTACTGGGAGGCGCCGAAGGGTTCCAGCACGGACACCGCGTTCGCGAGGCTGACCTCCCGGGCGCGGTACAAGTCGGTGCTGACCACCCGTAACCTGCGGACGCTGCGGAAACTGCTCTGATCCGAGCGCGGAGCCGCGTGTCGGATTTGTTCTATCGACGCAGGCGCGGGTGCGGCATCGTGGCCGCCATGCCCGCACCAACGCTGAAGATGATCACCCTTGACTGCGCCGACGTGCGCCCGCTCGCGACCTTCTGGTCCGCCCTGCTCGAGACACAGACCCTGGTCGTCCAGGACGAGTACGCCATGCTGGCCGGTCCCGGTGCCGCCATCGGGATCGGCCGCGTCGAGAACTACCTGCCGCCCGCGTGGCCGAACCCGAACGGAAGCAAGCAGTTCCACTTCGACCTCGCCTGCGAGGACATCGCCGCCACCGAGGCGCGCTGCGTGGAACTGGGTGCGACCGTCCCCGCGGACCAGCCCGGCGAGACCTGGCGGGTGCTCCTGGACCCGGCCGGCCACCCGTTCTGCCTCACCGACGCCGCCAACTGGGGGTGACGCCCGCGTCCTGATCATGCGGCGTGGTCGGGCCGGCCGGCTCCCTGCGCTCGCGAGCAACGCCCGACCCGAGCGCGATCGTCGACCCTTGACCGTTCTGACCGATCGGCCTAATCTCGGATCATGCGGTCAGAAAGCGGTTCAACCGGTCGGTCCGGGACGTTCACCGAGGCCGCCCGCCGCGCGCAGATCATGGACGCGGCCATCGCGACGGTGAACGACGTCGGCTATCACCGGGCGTCGCTCGCGCAGATCGCTGCCCGGGCCGGGATCGCGAAGAGCATCATCAGCTACCACTTCGAGGGCAAGGAGCAGCTGCTCCTGTACGTGATCGACCAGGTGTTCACCGGTGTCGAGGAGGCCACGCGCGCGGCCGTCGCCGGCGCCGACGACCCCGCGGCCCGGCTCGCGGCGTTCGCGCGTGGCTACCTGACCTTCGTGCGGGACCACCGGGAGGAGATGATCGCGGCCGTCGAAATCGCGGTCTCGCACCGTGACGGTGACGGAGTGCCGCTGTACCTGGCCGAGAGCGACGAGGAGAACGCACTGCTCGAGGGCATGGTCGCGGAGGGGATCGCCGCGGGCCAGTTCCGCCAGGTCGACCTCACCGTCGCCCGGACCACCGTGATCCACGCCCTCGACGGCGCCCTCACCAGATCGCAGATCGATGCGGGCGTCGACCTCGACGCCTACGGCGACCAGCTGATCCCGATGCTGCTCGCGGCGCTGGGATACCGGCCGGATGGGTGAGCGTGCGTTCGGCGTGCAGGGCATCGGCTACGACGCCGGTGTCCGCTACGAACGTGACTTCGAGTCCAACCCGCACTGGACCCCCGAGCGGGCCCGTCGCGACATGCGGGCCATCCGGGACGGACTCGGCTGCGACACCGTGCTCGTGATGGCCACGGACGCCGGCCGGCTGCTGGAGACCGCCACCGTCGCCCGCGAGGAGGGCCTGGCTGTCTGGATCCAGCCGCGCGTGTTCGACGTGGACCCGGAGCGGATAGCGGAGAATCTCGAGCTCGTGGCCGAGCGGGCCGAGGCGCTGCGCCTCAGCAAGGGCGATGTGAGCCTGAACGTCGGTTGCGAACTCAGCCTGTCCGCCAACGGCTTCGTGCCGGGTGGGACGTTCATCCGACGAGGGCTCGCGCTCCCGTACGTGTCGATCGCCCTGCCACTGATCAACTGGCGGCTACGCCGCTTCCTCGCGCGACTCGTCACCGTTGCCAGGGGCCGATTCGCCGGACCGATCAGCTATGGCGCGGGGGAGTGGGAACGGCCGGACTGGTCGTTGTTCGACGCAGTCGGGCTCGATGCGTACCGGGACGCGGCGAACGCCTGGCGGTTCGCCGGCGACGTGCGCCACGCCGTCGAGCGCCACCACCGGGCCGGACGTCCGGTCCTCATGTTCGAGTTCGGCACCTGCGCCTACGTCGGTGCCGCGGAAAACGCCTCCGAGGCCGCCAATGTACTCAGAGCCGGCGCCGACGGCGGGATGCGGGTCCCGATGTCACTCGAACGGGACGAGCGCGTCCAGGCGGACTATCTCGACGAGCTGTTCGACATCTTCGGGGACGCGGGTGTGGACGGCACGTTCGTGTGGGGCTTCAGCGAGCCCGCCCTGACCCGATCCGAAGAACCCGGCCATGACCTCGACGCCGCCAGCTACGGCGTCGTCGCCCCTATCGCGGACTCGTGGCTCCCGAAGCTGGCGTTCGGCACGATCGCGCGCCGCTACGGCGGTAGCGGTCGCGCGGCGCCCACCCACACCGATGAGCGGAGATCACCATGAGTGCGCACGGCACGACCAGAACGATCGTCGAGACGCGACCCGGCGTGGTGAGTTTCCTAGCGCGGCTCGCGATCGCCGTCGGGTCCTTGGCCGGTGGCCTCCTGCTGCTGGTCGCAGTGGCGGGCGACGGCGGACCGGCCGAGTCCCGTTCCCTCGCCGTGCGGGTGGTCGGCGGTGCGATCCTCTCGGCGGCCGTCCTCGCGATCGTCGCGGTCCTCGTGCGACGCGTGGACCGCCGCGACCTCGCGTCGTTCGGGATCACCCGCCCGCGGGATGGCTGGCGAGCGTTCACGACGGGCTTCCTGGCCTGGCTCGTGCCGGCCGCAGTCGTCCTCGCGGTCATGGCGCTGACCGGGACGCCGCTGGCGCTGCATGGGTCGCCGACCCAGGTCGTCACGGCCGTGGTGTTCGTCCTCTTCGCGGTGCTGGTCAGCGAGGCGATCCCGGAGGAGGTCGTGTTCCGTGGCTACGTGACCGGGGTCCTCGGGGAGCGGCTACGAGGCTGGTGGATCATCGTGGGCCAGGCCGTCCTCTTCGCGGGGTTCGCGCTCGCGCTGCGCGGCTACACGGGCGTGGCCGACCTGTCGATGTTCGTGGCGATGGGGATCGGGCTCGGCTACCTGCGGATGATCACCGGATCGGTGTGGACGTGCATCGGCTTCCACGCGGCGTTCCAGACGGTCTCCCAACTGCTGCTCGCGCATGACGTGGTCGAGTTCGGCGGGAGCACCGGGATGGCGATGCTCGCGCTCGGAGTCGTGCCCTTCGCCGTCGGCATCACGGTGGTGGCGGTCCTGGCGCCGACGCGGCCGGCGCTCTTCCGGCGCGTCCCGAGCCGCCGCTCACGGTGACCGGTCGGGCGATTCTCAGGTCGTGGCATCAGGCAGTACGCTCTGCGGGTTAGATGTTCCTTACCTAACTTGTGGAGTGCTCCATGCGTCGTCGTGCCCGTATCACCGCAGTGCTCGTCTCCGCCGTTCTCACGGTCGCCGTCGGAGGATGCGCGGGGCAATCGGAGGCCGATTCCGAGGGCGGGTCGTCGGCGGAACCCGGCTGGACCTACGTCTCGGGTGACGGCGAGACCTACACCGCGGACGAGGTTCCGGTGCGGATCATCGCCGAGGCGTACGCCGCGAAGGTCCTCATGGAGTTCGGCATCACGCCCGTCGCGATCTGGGCGAGCTCGCCGGTCTCCGAGGACGTCGGTCTGCAGGGCGTGGACTTCACCGGCATCGAGGTGATCGGCCAGGAGTGGGGCAAGATCGACGTCGCCGCCGCTGCCGAGCTGGCACCAGACCTGATCGTCGGCGACTGGTGGCCGGTCGAGGAGGCCTACAGCGGTTTCGAGGCGGGCGTCGAGGACTCCAGCCGTCGGTTGGCCGACCTCGCTCCCGTGGTCGGGGCGAGCCAGGGTGACTCCATCGTCACCCTGATCGAAGGCTACGCCGACCTCGCCGCCTCGCTCGGTGCGGATCCCGAGGCGATCGCCCAGTCGCGCGCCACGTTCGAGGAGGCCGTGGCGGACTTCGAGGCCGCGAACGAGGAGAACCCCGGTGTGACCGCGCTCGCGATCAGCCCCTGGGACACGGACTACTCCGTCGCGGTGCCTGCCTATGCTCCCGAACTGCTCGACTTCCAGCGCTGGGGCCTGGACGTCATCGTTCCGGAGACCCCGGACCCCGACTTCCCGTACTGGGAGACGCTGAGCATGGAGACCGCGGACACCTACCAGCCGGACCTGCTCCTGTTCGACGACCGCAACCACCCCGGCAACGAGGAGATCCTCGCCGAGGCGCCGATCTCGGGTGAGATCGCCGCGTTCGCTGCCGGCCAGACCACGACGTGGCCCGCCTACTGGGTCCACACCTACGGTGACTACGCCGCCGAGCTCACCCGCCTCGCCGAGGTCATCCGGGCCACGGACTCCTCCGTCGGCGAGTGAGCGCGACGCAGGTCGCGCCACCGCCCTCGGTCGCACGACGCTCCGGTCGCGCACTCGGTCTGCTGCCGGTGGTCGTCGTCCTGCTCGCCCTCGTCCTGGTCAGCCTCGGCCTTGGCTCGCGTGACGTCGCGCCGGTCGATGTCTGGAACGCCCTGATCGGGGCGACCGACCTGGCCGATGCCACGGTGATCCGGGAGATGCGGATGCCTCGGACCCTCATCGCGATCGTGGTCGGGTCGGCACTCGCCCTCGGCGGGACGATCCTGCAGGGAGTCGCGCGCAATCCGCTCGCCGACCCCGGTGTGCTGGGCATCAATGCGGGCGCGGCGCTGGCTGTCGTGGTCGCGGCGCTCCTGCTTGGAACGATGCCGGTCAGTGGAGCGGTGTGGTTCGCGTTCGCGGGCGCAGGCGTTGCCACGGTGGTGGTGTACGCGATCGCGGCGGTCGGGCGCGAGGGGGCGACCCCGGTCAAGCTGGCCCTCGCGGGGGCCGCCGCGACGGCCCTGTGCAGCTCGTTCTCCTCGGCCATCCTGCTCGCGGATCCGGACGCGCTGAACGAGTTGCGGATGTGGCAGGTCGGCGCGCTCGCGGGGCGGTACTACCCGGTCCTGGTCCAGTTGGCCCCGTACTTCGCCATCGGCATCGTCGCTGCCCTGTTCACCGGGCGGGCCCTCAACCTGCTCTCGCTCGGCGACGACCTCGCCAGCACCCTCGGGCTGCGCATCAGCCGCACCCGCGGGGTGCTGTTCGCGATCGTGGCGGTCCTGTGCGGGGCCGCGACGGCGGCGTGTGGGCCGATCGTGTTCGTCGGCCTGATGATTCCGCACCTCGCCCGGCTCATCACCGGGAGTGACTACCGCTGGATCCTCGTCTACTCCGCGCTCCTGGGTCCGGTGCTGTTGCTCGGCTCCGACATCCTGGGCCGAGTGCTGCTGCCGACGGCGGAGGTGCCGGTTGGCGTGGTGATCGGCGTGCTCGGCGCGCCCGCCTTCGTGCTTCTGGTGCGGTTCCGCAAGATCGTGAAGATATGACGGCGGTCGTGGCTCCGGTCGCGACGGCGGCCCGTCGGTACCGTGCGGGCGCGCGTCGCCGCGTCGGCGTGGTGGTGGCGGCCCTCGGCGTGGTGGTGGCCGTGTTGTTCGTGGCCTCACTGGTGGTCGGCAGCGTCGTGGTTCCGCCCGTCGAGGCCGTCCTGGCGTCCTTCGGAGTCGGTGAGGACGCCACCGTGTTCGTGGTCCGGGAGCTCCGCCTGACCCGGGCGGGTGCCGCGGCCCTCGTGGGCATCGCGCTCGGAGTCTCCGGGACGCTGTTCCAGCGGGTACTCGGCAATCCGCTCGCCTCGCCGGACTTCCTCGGCGTCGCCGCGGGGGCGGGCACGGCCGCCGCGGCCGCGCTCGTGCTCGGCGGTGTCGCCGGTTTCACGCTGTCCGGCTACGCGCTCCTCGGGGGCCTCGCGACCGCGGCCGGTGTCTACCTGCTCGCGTGGCGCCGAGGCGTGTCCGAGTACCGGTTCATCCTCGTCGGGATCGGGGTGGCGGCGTTCGCATTGTCGGTCACCTCCTACCTCGTTGCGCGTGCCGAGTTCACCGACGCGCGTGCGGCGCTCAGCTGGCTCGTCGGCTCGGTCGGGATGGCGACCCCCGGCCTGGTGACGGTCGTCGCGGTGCTGCTGGCCGCCGTCGCCCTGGTCGGGCCGGGCCTCGCCCGGATGCTGCGCGCGCTCGAGCTCGGCGACGAGCCGGCTCGGATGCTCGGCGCCCGCGCGGAGCGAGACCGCTTCGTACTGCTGGGCGTTGCGGCCGTGCTGGTCTCGGTGGCGACGGCGGCCGTTGGCCCGGTCGCTTTCGTCGCGATGCTCGCCGGACCGATCGCGACGATCGTGCTCGGCCCGGCCAGTCGGAGCATCGTCGCCGCCGGCCTGATGGGTGCCGTCATCCTCCAGGTGGCCGACCTGGTGGCGCAGCACGCGCTGGCCTGGCCGATCTCGACAGGCGTCGTCACGGGCATCTTCGGTGCCCCCTACATCGCGTGGGTGCTGATCAGCGCCGCGCGGGAATCGAGCGGCACGTGAGCCCCGAACACCTCCTGGAGGCCAGCGCGCTGACGCTCGGCTACAACGCGACCCCGGTCGTGCGTGAGGTCGACTTGAGCGTGCCAACGGGCCGGATCACCGCGATCATCGGGGCGAACGCGTCCGGCAAGTCGACGCTCCTGCGCGGGTTCGCACGGCTCCTCGAGCCGCGCTCGGGCGTGGTCCACCTCGACGGCGAGCCGCTGCACCGAATGCGGCCGGGGGACCTGGCGCGGGTCCTCGGGATGCTGCCCCAGGCCCCGGTCGCGCCCGACGGGATCACCGTCGCCGATCTCGTCGGACGGGGCAGACACCCGCATCAGGGCTGGTTCCGGCGGTGGAGCGCCGCCGACGACGCCGCGGTCGACACCGCACTGCGCGCGACCGCCACCCTCGACCTCATCGACCGGCCGGTCGCCGAGCTCTCCGGCGGCCAGCGCCAGCGGGTCTGGATCGCGATGGCACTCGCCCAGCAGACCGACATCCTGCTGCTGGACGAGCCGACCACGTTCCTCGACATCAACCACCAGATCGAGCTGCTCGACCTGCTCGTCGACCTGAACCGGGAACGGGGCACCACGATCGTCCTGGTGCTGCACGAGTTGAACCTCGCGGCCAGGTACGCCGACCACCTCGTCGCGATGCGTGACGGGCGCGTCGTCGCGGCCGGGCCACCGGCGACCGTCGTGACGGCACAGACCGTGCGTGAGGTCTTCGACCTGCCGTGCGACGTCGTCGCCGATCCGCGCACCGGCGCGCCCATGGTGATCCCGATCGGCAGGCACGCGCCCGGCGCCACCGCCTGAGCCCCGGTGGCGTCGCACGGCCCGGTCGCTCAGGGTGAGGGCCGCCGTCGCCGGCTCGGGGCTCGGACTACGAGACGATCCCGTCGAGGTCGCCCAGCGTGTGCCGCGCCCACCGCTCGACGGCGTCGGCGTAGTCGGCCTGCGGCCCACCGATCACGTCGGTCGCCGTCATGGTCCAGCGCCTGGGCCAGTGCGGCACATGCGCGCGGTCGCCCGCAGGGGCGCGGCGGGCAACGCGGCTCGGCCCCTCGGCGAACCCACGCACCTGCCGGCGAAGGTGGTCGATCGGCGGACGGTCGCTACCGAGCATCCGCCGGACGCCGTCGCGCAGTTGTGTCACGGCTCCGCTGGTGAGCCGTGACGGGTGCTGCAACTGATACGTCGCGATCGCGAAGAAGTGTGCGAGCAGGCCCACCTCGACGTCCTCGATGCCGGGCAGCAGCCGGGCCTCGATCTCGAGGAGCTCGTGCACCCGCTCCCAGCAGTCGCGACCGG
Coding sequences within:
- a CDS encoding DUF1697 domain-containing protein — protein: MPSTSSEPNAARYAVLLRGVNVGGINVKMADLRRVLEAAGLAEVRTVLASGNALVTSDLPAARLRPEIETALRDAFGYEAWVQVLPLERIAAIVADYPFDTDEATHHPYVMFCADDAALGEVGALAAEVDPDVEQVRPGEGVIYWEAPKGSSTDTAFARLTSRARYKSVLTTRNLRTLRKLL
- a CDS encoding VOC family protein — its product is MPAPTLKMITLDCADVRPLATFWSALLETQTLVVQDEYAMLAGPGAAIGIGRVENYLPPAWPNPNGSKQFHFDLACEDIAATEARCVELGATVPADQPGETWRVLLDPAGHPFCLTDAANWG
- a CDS encoding TetR/AcrR family transcriptional regulator; translated protein: MRSESGSTGRSGTFTEAARRAQIMDAAIATVNDVGYHRASLAQIAARAGIAKSIISYHFEGKEQLLLYVIDQVFTGVEEATRAAVAGADDPAARLAAFARGYLTFVRDHREEMIAAVEIAVSHRDGDGVPLYLAESDEENALLEGMVAEGIAAGQFRQVDLTVARTTVIHALDGALTRSQIDAGVDLDAYGDQLIPMLLAALGYRPDG
- a CDS encoding CPBP family intramembrane glutamic endopeptidase, producing MSAHGTTRTIVETRPGVVSFLARLAIAVGSLAGGLLLLVAVAGDGGPAESRSLAVRVVGGAILSAAVLAIVAVLVRRVDRRDLASFGITRPRDGWRAFTTGFLAWLVPAAVVLAVMALTGTPLALHGSPTQVVTAVVFVLFAVLVSEAIPEEVVFRGYVTGVLGERLRGWWIIVGQAVLFAGFALALRGYTGVADLSMFVAMGIGLGYLRMITGSVWTCIGFHAAFQTVSQLLLAHDVVEFGGSTGMAMLALGVVPFAVGITVVAVLAPTRPALFRRVPSRRSR
- a CDS encoding ABC transporter substrate-binding protein, whose protein sequence is MRRRARITAVLVSAVLTVAVGGCAGQSEADSEGGSSAEPGWTYVSGDGETYTADEVPVRIIAEAYAAKVLMEFGITPVAIWASSPVSEDVGLQGVDFTGIEVIGQEWGKIDVAAAAELAPDLIVGDWWPVEEAYSGFEAGVEDSSRRLADLAPVVGASQGDSIVTLIEGYADLAASLGADPEAIAQSRATFEEAVADFEAANEENPGVTALAISPWDTDYSVAVPAYAPELLDFQRWGLDVIVPETPDPDFPYWETLSMETADTYQPDLLLFDDRNHPGNEEILAEAPISGEIAAFAAGQTTTWPAYWVHTYGDYAAELTRLAEVIRATDSSVGE
- a CDS encoding FecCD family ABC transporter permease — translated: MSATQVAPPPSVARRSGRALGLLPVVVVLLALVLVSLGLGSRDVAPVDVWNALIGATDLADATVIREMRMPRTLIAIVVGSALALGGTILQGVARNPLADPGVLGINAGAALAVVVAALLLGTMPVSGAVWFAFAGAGVATVVVYAIAAVGREGATPVKLALAGAAATALCSSFSSAILLADPDALNELRMWQVGALAGRYYPVLVQLAPYFAIGIVAALFTGRALNLLSLGDDLASTLGLRISRTRGVLFAIVAVLCGAATAACGPIVFVGLMIPHLARLITGSDYRWILVYSALLGPVLLLGSDILGRVLLPTAEVPVGVVIGVLGAPAFVLLVRFRKIVKI
- a CDS encoding FecCD family ABC transporter permease gives rise to the protein MTAVVAPVATAARRYRAGARRRVGVVVAALGVVVAVLFVASLVVGSVVVPPVEAVLASFGVGEDATVFVVRELRLTRAGAAALVGIALGVSGTLFQRVLGNPLASPDFLGVAAGAGTAAAAALVLGGVAGFTLSGYALLGGLATAAGVYLLAWRRGVSEYRFILVGIGVAAFALSVTSYLVARAEFTDARAALSWLVGSVGMATPGLVTVVAVLLAAVALVGPGLARMLRALELGDEPARMLGARAERDRFVLLGVAAVLVSVATAAVGPVAFVAMLAGPIATIVLGPASRSIVAAGLMGAVILQVADLVAQHALAWPISTGVVTGIFGAPYIAWVLISAARESSGT
- a CDS encoding ABC transporter ATP-binding protein, which produces MSPEHLLEASALTLGYNATPVVREVDLSVPTGRITAIIGANASGKSTLLRGFARLLEPRSGVVHLDGEPLHRMRPGDLARVLGMLPQAPVAPDGITVADLVGRGRHPHQGWFRRWSAADDAAVDTALRATATLDLIDRPVAELSGGQRQRVWIAMALAQQTDILLLDEPTTFLDINHQIELLDLLVDLNRERGTTIVLVLHELNLAARYADHLVAMRDGRVVAAGPPATVVTAQTVREVFDLPCDVVADPRTGAPMVIPIGRHAPGATA
- a CDS encoding DUF5946 family protein, with protein sequence MSERIDERTARCPECGAVLPSGRDCWERVHELLEIEARLLPGIEDVEVGLLAHFFAIATYQLQHPSRLTSGAVTQLRDGVRRMLGSDRPPIDHLRRQVRGFAEGPSRVARRAPAGDRAHVPHWPRRWTMTATDVIGGPQADYADAVERWARHTLGDLDGIVS